GGCTACGGGCGACGATAAACAAGACAGCAGGCCCAGGTATAGCCACTAAAGCCAAGGACGCTCCCACAAAAACGAGCCACTGTGATCCTTCAATCATCGTCCAAAGCTTTTGGCAAAGACCCAGAAGGGTTCCAGAATGAAATTGCCCGCCCTCGAATATTTGAGGACGGGCATTTCAGAAAATAGCTTTCAGCTGCGTAAGATTTTACGTCGATCAGTTCCAAAGGTCGGCATCGGCCGTGCCCCTCGGAGCAGGTTCAAAACTTGCAGACTCTTTACGCAGATCTGATTGCGAGAAGGAAGGCGTAGACATTGCGTCTGCAGGAGCCTCTGAGCTCTCTCCATTTACCACATGTCGCAAGGATGAGATCGCTCGTTCCAAAGTCGCAACTTGGCCAGACATCTCCACCGCGGCGGACGCTAACTCCTCACTACTGGAAGCAGAACTCTGTGTTACCGTGTCGATTTCAGTGAGGGCATGGCTCACCTGTCCCATTCCTTCCGATTGCATATCGGAGCTCTTTTGCAGCTGGATCAACAACTCATCAATGGAATGAACCTGCTGGGTAATCGATTTAAGCTCAGTTTCAACTTCCGTTGAAATGGCATTTCCTTCACTACTAGCCGTCACCGATTTTCCAATACGCCCTGCAGAATCTTGAGCAGCTCTTGTCGCTCTCATGGCTAGCTGACGAACCTCGTCTGCCACAACAGAGAATCCTGCTCCTGCTTCGCCAGCTCGAGCGGCTTCCACCGCAGCATTCAAGGCTAGAATATTGGTTTGGAAAGCGATCTCCTCGATCGTTTTGATAATGTTCGAAATCTCGCCACCTGCCGCGGCGATACTATCCATCGCGACTCTCAGGCTACCCATGCGATCGACAGCACGATCCACTCCGTTTCTCGCTTCACGGGCCACTCCCACTGCTTCGTCAGTACTGGAAAGGTTCCTTTTGGTAGCGCTCGAGATCTCCTCTATTGAAGCGCTCGTTTGCTCGAGAGCAGCAGCCTGACGCGAAGCGCCCTCTGCGAGTGTAGTACTGGAGTCAGTCACTTCGTGAGAAGCGCCAACTGCAGCAGTCGTCGAACGGGCAATGTCGCTGATGGCCTGCTCGATCGGACCAACTACCTTGGTTCGTAAGAGACGAGAAGCGATGTATCCAAATATCACGCAAATGGGCAAAACCCACATTAACACATCTCGAAAGCTCGCTTGTACTCCTGCGTAAATAGGCTCGGTGCTGGATTTAAGGACAAACGCGCCATGTACCTCGCCTGCCTTCCATCCTTCCATTTCGAAACCAAGGATATCCTTACCATCTCCCGTAAGGCTGTTACCTGGATCTCCGTGACAATAAAGGCAACCTTTGGAGAGAACGACCGGAGTCGCGTAAACCATATGTCCCGTTTCTTTGTCGTTCACAAAATACTCGCTCTTGGACCCATCCTCGAAATAGCGGAGGATCTCGGCTTCGCTTTCGTCAGGTTCATTGTCAGGATTCCGAGCCTGGAACTTAGGAGTCCGGAGTGTCACCCCTTCTTCTTCAGCTATCTCCTGGATAGTCTGCCAAGAGGCTACAACTGGAATAGTCTTATAGTAGGTTGTCTTTCTAAAATCGCTGGCTGTCGTCAGCTCGCTACTGAGGTGCTCCCTATCAAAGGCTTTGGCGTCTACAAGCTCAGACATGTGCTCCTTAACTGCGTTGGCCTGGGCAAGAATGGACTTCATGCGCTGCTTGCCCATATCGAGCCCCTGGCTCTCGATGGACTTGTACATGACTCCTAAAGAGGTGGCTACCACGAGAGCGACAAGGACGGATCCACCGACCAGAATTTTTGATGCGAGCTTCATTATTGGGGGAATTGTTCAATCAACTTTGGATACGCGCCACCTCGGATTAGGTAGGTGTCTCAATGATCTATCGTCCCCTACACACGCATGATGTAGATTCCCTGAGTTGGCCAACTCCCTTTTTAAAGCTTTTCTACAGGAGCTAGGAATAAAACCCTAACCCAATACCTAGGGCCAGCAAAGCACTCGTAAAAGGGATTCAGGAGTATTGTAAAAACCGATATACCTACAGCTGCAATCCGGCCGACTCAGCGTGCGAAAGGAAGCTTTCTTCTCTGCGGTCCAATACACGTCCCACCCAGGCGACCCCTACAGTAAGCGGATCTGGTACAGGGTCCAACTCCAACAGCCGAATCCTTCCTCCCGCCACGCATCCAAGCGATTCGCTAACAATCGATACTCCGAGCCCCGCCTCTATCGACGCAATCAAACTGCTCACACTTTCATGTTCTTCCGAGAGCTTGGGCCGATAACGAGCCGGTTCGAAAACCCGTCTCAAAAGATCTCCATATTCTGGATACTCCTCCAAGGAATAACCAATCAAATTCTCTTTTTTCAAAGCCCCCAAGGAGACAATCTCCTTTTGGTCCCAGCGGTGGGACAGCCCGACCGCGAGTCGAATCCTCTCTTCCCTGATTGCCCTGAACTCGAGCGATTGCGCCTTGCGGGCCTTACTCTCTAGCATAAAAGCGAAATCGAGCTTTCTCTCCCTCAGCCCAGCCAACATCTCCTCTGAGGACATGTCGTAGAGCTTCACTTTCACCTTCGGAAGCTCGGCCTGAAAAGCTCGAATCGTAGGCGGTAAAATACGCACTGTTAGAGAGGGAGCGTAGCCGACATGCAATTCTCCCGCCTCTCCTTCCGCAGCCTCCCGAGCGGCCGAAATCCCCTGTTCCAATCGCTCTAAAACCTCGCTTGCCTCATCCAAAAACACCCGACCCGCATCCGTCAAAGCCACCGACTTCGCGCTACGTTCCAAGAGGGCAAAACCGAGTTCCTCTTCCAAATCCTTGATCTGTCGACTCAAAGCCGGCTGGGAAACATGAAGCTTTTCCGCAGCTCGCGTCACGTTCTCCTCCAAACCCACTTCTATAAAGTACCTTAAATGCCTCAGCTCCATAAACGACAACAAGCATAACCAAAAGGCATGCTCAGGCAAGAATCATAGTATTTCACGCTTCACCTAATTTCTGTCAAACTAGGAACATGATGAACATTCGCAGATCAAACGAAAGAGGTCAGGCCAACCACGGATGGCTGGAGACCTACCATTCTTTCAGTTTCGCCAACTACTACGATCCGAACTGGATGGGCTTTCGCAGCCTCCGCGTGATCAACGACGACATCGTCATGCCAGCCAGAGGCTTCGGAAAGCACCCGCACCAAAATATGGAGATCATAACCTACGTGCTCAGCGGACAACTCGAGCATAAGGACTCCATGGGCAACGGCCGGATAATCCAAGCCGGAGATTTCCAATACATGGCAGCGGGCACAGGCGTTTTGCACAGCGAATTTAACCCTTCGCAAGACGAAGCCGTTCACCTTCTTCAAATCTGGATACAGCCCGATCGCAATGGAGTAACTCCACGTTACGCGGAACGTTCCATGGCAGACGCCGAAAGCGGGAAGTGGCATCTTGCTGCGAGCAAGACCGGCAGGGACGAGTCAATAGCCATCCATCAGGACGCAGATCTTTCCCTAGCCCGATTGAACAAGAGCCAGGAAATTGAATACACACCCAAAACTGGCCGCTACGTCTGGCTTCACTTAGCCGAGGGTTCAATCGAACTAAACGGAAAAACCCTCCAGGCAGGCGATGCTGCTTACTTTGATTCTCCTGAAATACTGAATATCGCAGCCAACGCGGATTCTCAAATCCTCCTTTTCGACCTGGCCTAATACGCCTCGCCAAGGGCTCCCGTACTTCGATGGACATTCTCCATCCACGGGGCGGAGCCTACCCTCCTCTCAAGAATAAATTAACTAATATCGTAATTAAAAATGAAGTACACTAACGCAATCCTCGCCACTTCTAACAGTGTCGCTCCACTCGTAGCTCGCCTCACCTTAGCCGTAGTAATGTTTCCCCACGGAGCTCAAAAGCTCTTTGGCTGGTTCGGAGGCTATGGCTTCGGAGGAACGATGGACTACTTCACCGATTCCCTTGGCATTCCTGCCTTCTTCGCATTCCTCGCTATCATAGCTGAATCAATTGGAGCCATCGCTCTCTTCGCAGGGGCTCTAAGCCGAGTCGCAGCTTTCGGTATCGGTATCACCATGACAGTTGCTATGTTTATGGCGCACACGGGCAACGGCTTCTTCATGAACTGGTACGGCAACCAGGCGGGTGAAGGCATGGAGTACCACCTTCTAACGATCGGCCTCGCCATATCACTCATGATTTCCGGAGGAGGAGCTCTCTCCGTCGACAAGGCAATTCTCGCTAAAAGCGAAAACTAAAAACTCTGGGCGAGCGGGCCTAGATCGACTGGGCCCGTTCGCCCCAACCTCCACCACCCGGTGTTTTCATCAAAAGGATAGAACCGGCTTCCAGCTCCCAACTTCCGTTTCCGGCAAGTTCCATTTGTTCGCCCTCTGGAGACACGACGAGCTGAATTCCACAAGCGCCGGGCTCGCCCCCTTCCATGCCAAAGGGTCGCTCGTTTCGACGTTGAGTGAGAAGTGATAACGTAACAGGTTCAAGAAAACGGATACGTTTCACAACTCCGTCGCCTCCACTTTGGCGACCTTTACCGCCCGAACCAGACCTGATAGAGAACTCCTCCACACGAACCGGATAGCGGAGCTCCATTATCTCCGGATCAGTCATAGCCGTATTGGTCATGTGGGTATGCACACCACTGGCCCCAGGTCGCGAGTCCGTCGCTCCTTCTCCCCCAGCTATGGTCTCGTAATAGCCGAAGGACTCGGTTCCAAAAATCAGGTTATTCATGGTGGACTGGCTGCAAGCCGCCAGTTTCAAGGCTCGTATGAGGCAGGAAACAACCAGCTGACTCACCTCAACATTTCCAGCAACAACAGCAGGACATTGCTTCGGATCACTTTCGAAACGGGGATTTAGCATTCCCTCTGGTATCCGAATATCCACCACCTCGAGAAAACCCTCGTTCAGCGGGAGATCTACATCGGCAAGGAGTCGCAACACGTAGATGGCAGCACTGGTCGTAATGGCGGGCGTAGCATTGTAATTATCTCCCTGCATCGCTGCAGTTCCAGTGAAATCAAGAAGCCACTTTGAGGAGCTCTGCTTGCTCAAACGAGCCCGCACGACGGCCCCGTTGTCCAAGCGCTCTTCGATCGTCTCCGTCTCGCCAAGCCCCTCCAACGCAGAACGTAACGCCGTCTCGGCCCGTCCTTTGAGCAGATTCATATAGTGCCCGACTCGCTCTACCCCCTCCTTCTCGCAAAGCACTCGCAATGCCTTTTGGCCGAGTCGGATCGAAGCGAGCTGAGCCGAAAGGTCTGCTACGTTCTCCTCAACCGATCTGCTTGGATAATGGCTATCTCGCAGCAGTCGGAGCATCGAAGGCCAATCAACCCCTTCAGAACTCGCCAGCTTGAAAGGTGAAATCACTACCCCTTCTTCAGCCAGGCTTCTTGCGTTAGGAGGCATGCTCCCGGGAGAGATTCCCCCAATTTCCGCATGGTGAGCTCGATTGGCCACATACCCTATCAACTTGTCT
This genomic interval from Pelagicoccus albus contains the following:
- a CDS encoding LysR family transcriptional regulator, producing MELRHLRYFIEVGLEENVTRAAEKLHVSQPALSRQIKDLEEELGFALLERSAKSVALTDAGRVFLDEASEVLERLEQGISAAREAAEGEAGELHVGYAPSLTVRILPPTIRAFQAELPKVKVKLYDMSSEEMLAGLRERKLDFAFMLESKARKAQSLEFRAIREERIRLAVGLSHRWDQKEIVSLGALKKENLIGYSLEEYPEYGDLLRRVFEPARYRPKLSEEHESVSSLIASIEAGLGVSIVSESLGCVAGGRIRLLELDPVPDPLTVGVAWVGRVLDRREESFLSHAESAGLQL
- a CDS encoding methyl-accepting chemotaxis protein; this translates as MKLASKILVGGSVLVALVVATSLGVMYKSIESQGLDMGKQRMKSILAQANAVKEHMSELVDAKAFDREHLSSELTTASDFRKTTYYKTIPVVASWQTIQEIAEEEGVTLRTPKFQARNPDNEPDESEAEILRYFEDGSKSEYFVNDKETGHMVYATPVVLSKGCLYCHGDPGNSLTGDGKDILGFEMEGWKAGEVHGAFVLKSSTEPIYAGVQASFRDVLMWVLPICVIFGYIASRLLRTKVVGPIEQAISDIARSTTAAVGASHEVTDSSTTLAEGASRQAAALEQTSASIEEISSATKRNLSSTDEAVGVAREARNGVDRAVDRMGSLRVAMDSIAAAGGEISNIIKTIEEIAFQTNILALNAAVEAARAGEAGAGFSVVADEVRQLAMRATRAAQDSAGRIGKSVTASSEGNAISTEVETELKSITQQVHSIDELLIQLQKSSDMQSEGMGQVSHALTEIDTVTQSSASSSEELASAAVEMSGQVATLERAISSLRHVVNGESSEAPADAMSTPSFSQSDLRKESASFEPAPRGTADADLWN
- a CDS encoding pirin family protein; protein product: MMNIRRSNERGQANHGWLETYHSFSFANYYDPNWMGFRSLRVINDDIVMPARGFGKHPHQNMEIITYVLSGQLEHKDSMGNGRIIQAGDFQYMAAGTGVLHSEFNPSQDEAVHLLQIWIQPDRNGVTPRYAERSMADAESGKWHLAASKTGRDESIAIHQDADLSLARLNKSQEIEYTPKTGRYVWLHLAEGSIELNGKTLQAGDAAYFDSPEILNIAANADSQILLFDLA
- a CDS encoding DoxX family protein — translated: MKYTNAILATSNSVAPLVARLTLAVVMFPHGAQKLFGWFGGYGFGGTMDYFTDSLGIPAFFAFLAIIAESIGAIALFAGALSRVAAFGIGITMTVAMFMAHTGNGFFMNWYGNQAGEGMEYHLLTIGLAISLMISGGGALSVDKAILAKSEN